Below is a window of Sporosarcina ureae DNA.
CGATTACACTCATGACGAACGGTGTACCACTCTCAGGCATTCCTGGGAAAATTACGAAAATCGACCCTAGGATTAATCCTATGATGACAGCAAACATTCCCGTGTGGAAATGGGAAAGTAAATAACGTATGACTTTACTGCTAATGATAAATCCAAATACGATTCCGCATCCTGTTGCAATGATAATCGGTATATTAAAGTCTGATATTGCCGTAATGACCGTCGCATAAACGCCTAGCAACAGCAAAACGAATGATCCACTTACTCCTGGTAATAGCATTGCCATACTGCCTGCCCATCCTGAAAGGAATAAGATGATAGTACTCTTAACTGTTAGATGTGTAATAGTTATTGGAGCAATAGGATTCAAAAAAGCGGTAGAAGCCAATGCTGCGGCCACTAGTAGCATTAATATTATATGATGTAATTTAAAATTTTGTTTTAAGCCTGCTTGCTTTGAAACAAATGGAATGACACCAATAATTAATCCTAAAAAGAAGTACTGAGTAGGTTCGTGATAATGCTTCAGCAAATATGAGATGACCTTACTGAATAGAACGATCGTTGCGCCCATCCCGATACCAAGAGGTAGAAGAAATCCGATATGCTTCTTCCAGTCCTTACTAAAAAATCCACTAATCGAGATGAGTAACTGATCATAGATCCCTAATATGAATGCAATTGTTCCGCCACTAACTCCAGGAACCAAGTCACTGATTCCCATCAAAAAACCACGATATAAATTTCTCCATTCCATGCCTGTTGTTCCCCCAATGATTTCATTCCGTTTAGTATATCATGCTGTGCTGCACTATTTACAGTTCACAACTTTTTCTTTCTTTAGATATTACAACTGTTTGAACACTATATGAATATCCGTACCTAAATAGGACTATTCAAAACAAAAGTTGTTCCATTGTTAAACTAAAACAATGAAACAACTTCACGATTAATAATCGTCCATTTCAGATACTGTCACGAATTTATAGCCTTGAGACTGTAGATTCTCGAGCACCGCGTCCAGTCCATCTGCTGTAGATTTATGAATATCATGCATTAAAATTATGCTTCCTGCACGGGTTGCTTCCGTAACATGTTCTAATAACAGCTCTGGATCATGATGCTCCCAGTCTAATGTATCCACGTTCCATAACACCACAGGTAATTTCGTGCTTTCTCGTACACGATCATCAATAGCCCCATATGGCGGTCTGAAAACAGTAGCCGTTTTTCCTGTAGCTGCTTTTATTATATCTGAGGTGCCTGTCACTTCACTTAAAAGTTCAGTATCCGTAACCCCGGTCAATGAAGGGTGATTCCATGAGTGATTACCTATCTCATGGCCAGCTTCTGCTACCTTCTTGGCAATTGCAGGGTATGAATGGACTCTATTGCCAAGCATAAAGAATGTAGCTTTCGCATTG
It encodes the following:
- a CDS encoding DUF368 domain-containing protein translates to MEWRNLYRGFLMGISDLVPGVSGGTIAFILGIYDQLLISISGFFSKDWKKHIGFLLPLGIGMGATIVLFSKVISYLLKHYHEPTQYFFLGLIIGVIPFVSKQAGLKQNFKLHHIILMLLVAAALASTAFLNPIAPITITHLTVKSTIILFLSGWAGSMAMLLPGVSGSFVLLLLGVYATVITAISDFNIPIIIATGCGIVFGFIISSKVIRYLLSHFHTGMFAVIIGLILGSIFVIFPGMPESGTPFVMSVIAIVLGLLIANILNGVGDKA